In one Halorubrum sp. CBA1229 genomic region, the following are encoded:
- a CDS encoding ATP-dependent DNA helicase — translation MDPDRIPAEFPAPSFRGAQERALADIRDAFAAGNEVVLVRAPTGSGKSLLARAVMGAAATVDETAPSEATGAYYTTPQVSQIDDVEADDLLDDLAVIRGKSNYDCILPGEHDTPVNRAPCVRQQGFDCSVKHRCPYFSDRAIASGNRHAALTLAYFMRTAGSEVFRKRDVVVIDEAHGLAEWAEMYATIELSPDRVPVWDEVSVPDVEADAGPEEDALDRTARFVGSLRDVAKRAKDELTGRPELDREEVARRDRLQELISELGWFLEDYRDLDSPTTWVVDQSGGEGSPLAIKPLDPARYLRHTVWDRGNRFALLSATILSKEAFCRGIGLDPADVALVDVPHTFPLEHRPLYDVTRGSMTYEHRDETIPKIARLIVRLMARHPDEKGLIHAHSYDIAGRITELLGEFGVAARVRRHGRENRDAELSAWKASDDPEVFVSVKMEEALDLKGDRCRWQVVCKAPYRNTNDSRVARRLADDQWAWYHRTALRTVIQACGRVVRAPDDHGATYLADDSLLDLFDRARADTPPWFRDQIDAMTTPDLPDFDPAAALAGIDADPSGPARAGRKRTGGGGASARGGSDAEGSGGAATGGIDAVDADESADGTGRGGDAGGTRTRSEADADRRENHPLSDVWGDG, via the coding sequence GTGGACCCCGACCGGATCCCTGCCGAGTTTCCCGCCCCGAGCTTCCGCGGCGCGCAGGAGCGAGCGCTCGCGGATATCCGCGACGCGTTCGCCGCCGGCAACGAGGTCGTCCTCGTGCGCGCGCCGACCGGCAGCGGGAAGTCGCTGCTCGCGCGGGCCGTGATGGGCGCGGCCGCGACGGTCGACGAGACGGCGCCGAGCGAGGCGACGGGCGCCTACTACACGACGCCGCAGGTGTCGCAGATCGACGACGTCGAGGCCGACGACCTGCTCGACGACCTGGCGGTAATTCGGGGAAAATCGAACTACGACTGCATCCTCCCCGGCGAGCACGACACGCCGGTCAACCGCGCGCCCTGCGTCCGCCAGCAGGGGTTCGACTGCTCCGTGAAACACCGCTGTCCGTACTTCTCCGACCGCGCGATCGCCTCCGGGAACCGCCACGCCGCATTAACGTTAGCGTACTTCATGCGAACCGCGGGCTCCGAGGTGTTCCGGAAGCGAGACGTCGTCGTGATCGACGAGGCGCACGGGCTCGCCGAGTGGGCGGAGATGTACGCGACGATCGAGCTCTCGCCCGACCGCGTCCCCGTCTGGGACGAGGTGAGCGTCCCCGACGTCGAGGCCGACGCCGGCCCGGAGGAGGACGCGCTCGACCGCACCGCCCGGTTCGTCGGCTCGCTCCGCGACGTCGCGAAGCGGGCGAAAGACGAGCTGACGGGGCGGCCCGAGCTCGACCGCGAGGAAGTCGCGCGCCGCGACCGCCTCCAGGAGCTGATAAGCGAGCTCGGCTGGTTCTTAGAGGACTACCGCGACCTCGACTCGCCCACGACGTGGGTCGTCGACCAGTCCGGCGGTGAGGGGTCGCCGCTCGCGATCAAGCCGCTGGACCCGGCCCGCTACCTCCGGCACACGGTGTGGGACCGCGGGAACCGGTTCGCGCTGCTCTCCGCCACCATCCTCTCGAAGGAGGCGTTCTGCCGCGGGATCGGGCTCGACCCCGCCGACGTCGCCCTCGTCGACGTCCCCCACACGTTCCCGCTGGAGCACCGCCCGCTGTACGACGTGACGCGGGGGTCGATGACCTACGAGCACCGCGACGAGACGATACCGAAGATCGCCCGCCTGATTGTGCGGCTCATGGCCCGACACCCGGACGAGAAGGGGCTGATCCACGCGCACTCGTACGACATCGCCGGGCGGATCACGGAGCTGCTGGGCGAGTTCGGCGTCGCCGCGCGGGTCCGGCGTCACGGCCGCGAGAACCGGGACGCCGAGCTGTCGGCGTGGAAGGCGAGCGATGACCCGGAGGTGTTCGTCTCCGTGAAGATGGAGGAGGCGCTGGACCTGAAAGGCGACCGCTGCCGCTGGCAGGTGGTGTGTAAGGCGCCGTACCGCAACACGAACGACTCCCGCGTCGCCCGCCGGCTCGCGGACGACCAGTGGGCGTGGTACCACCGGACGGCGCTCCGGACCGTCATCCAGGCGTGCGGTCGCGTCGTCCGCGCCCCGGACGATCACGGCGCGACGTACCTCGCGGACGACTCCCTGCTGGACCTCTTTGACCGCGCGCGCGCCGACACACCGCCGTGGTTTCGGGACCAGATCGACGCGATGACGACGCCCGATCTGCCCGACTTCGACCCCGCCGCCGCGCTCGCCGGGATCGACGCCGACCCCTCCGGTCCCGCCCGAGCCGGACGGAAGCGGACGGGCGGTGGCGGCGCGTCCGCTCGCGGCGGCTCCGACGCGGAAGGGTCCGGGGGCGCCGCGACCGGCGGAATCGACGCGGTCGACGCCGACGAATCGGCGGACGGAACCGGACGCGGCGGCGACGCCGGAGGGACCCGGACCCGGTCGGAGGCCGACGCCGATCGGCGCGAGAACCACCCGCTCTCCGACGTCTGGGGCGACGGCTGA
- a CDS encoding UPF0175 family protein codes for MATKGLTSALTLYGARTLTLSQAAAQAGLSEAEFVEQLERRGIDVTDSERAAALGNESTARAD; via the coding sequence ATGGCAACGAAGGGCCTCACGAGTGCGCTGACGCTGTACGGAGCGCGAACGCTGACACTCTCTCAGGCGGCCGCACAGGCGGGCCTCAGCGAGGCCGAGTTCGTCGAGCAGCTGGAGCGCCGCGGCATCGACGTGACCGACTCCGAGCGCGCCGCCGCGCTCGGAAACGAGTCGACCGCCCGCGCCGACTGA
- a CDS encoding 60S ribosomal export protein NMD3 yields MSESREFCPRCGDPVPERREPLPGEPRGRDALLCDDCYFEDFDLVDAPDRIEVLVCSGCGAVRRGESWRDVGARDYTDVAVDEVAEALGVHVDATDVEWGVEPEQVDENNVRMHCRFSGVVRGTLRSAEVTVPVKISRGTCDRCGRIAGGYYAGTVQVRADERDLTPAERSEALEIAESYVAAQEADGDREAFITEVKETDDGPDVKLSSNRLAQNVATRITDALGGSFESYPTLVTEDGDGNEVYRVTFAVRLPRYAEGEIIDPEDGDGPVLVTGVSGRLQGVRLATGGAYTSDFEDAEAPDATRLGTRDDATETTVVTVEDENAIQVLDPVTYEAKTVPNPDFVDGDADSVLAFEHGGDIHLVPEE; encoded by the coding sequence ATGAGCGAGTCGCGGGAGTTCTGTCCGCGGTGCGGCGATCCGGTCCCGGAGCGGCGCGAGCCGCTCCCCGGCGAGCCGCGCGGACGGGACGCGCTGTTGTGTGACGACTGCTACTTCGAGGACTTCGATCTCGTCGACGCGCCCGACCGGATCGAGGTGCTGGTCTGTTCGGGTTGCGGCGCGGTCCGACGCGGCGAGTCGTGGCGCGACGTCGGCGCGCGCGATTACACCGACGTCGCCGTCGACGAGGTCGCGGAGGCGCTCGGGGTCCACGTCGACGCCACCGACGTCGAGTGGGGCGTCGAGCCGGAGCAGGTCGACGAGAACAACGTCCGGATGCACTGCCGCTTCTCGGGCGTAGTCCGGGGGACGCTCCGCTCCGCGGAGGTCACGGTCCCGGTGAAGATATCGCGGGGGACCTGCGACCGCTGCGGGCGGATCGCCGGCGGCTACTACGCCGGCACGGTGCAGGTGCGCGCGGACGAGCGCGACCTGACGCCCGCGGAGCGCTCCGAGGCGCTCGAGATCGCCGAGTCGTACGTCGCGGCCCAGGAGGCCGACGGCGACCGCGAGGCGTTCATCACGGAGGTGAAAGAGACCGACGACGGCCCGGACGTGAAGCTCTCCTCGAACCGCCTCGCGCAGAACGTCGCGACCCGGATCACCGACGCGCTCGGCGGGAGCTTCGAGTCGTACCCCACGCTCGTCACCGAGGACGGCGACGGCAACGAGGTGTACCGCGTGACGTTCGCGGTCCGGCTCCCTCGGTACGCCGAGGGCGAGATCATCGACCCCGAGGACGGCGACGGCCCCGTGCTCGTCACGGGCGTCTCCGGGCGCCTGCAGGGCGTGCGGCTCGCGACGGGCGGGGCGTACACCTCCGACTTCGAGGACGCGGAGGCGCCGGACGCGACCCGCCTCGGCACCCGGGACGACGCGACGGAGACGACGGTGGTGACGGTGGAAGACGAGAACGCGATCCAGGTGCTCGACCCCGTCACCTACGAGGCGAAGACGGTCCCGAACCCCGATTTCGTCGACGGCGACGCCGACAGCGTGCTGGCGTTCGAGCACGGGGGCGACATCCACCTCGTCCCCGAGGAGTAG
- a CDS encoding DNA-binding protein, producing the protein MSENPDDERLEELREKKMEELRERQQGGGGDAEAQREAQERADAQQEAVLKQYLTDGARQRLNAVEMSKPEFGEKVKQQVAALAQSGRIQGQIDEDQMRDLLKELQPDQQSFDIRRR; encoded by the coding sequence ATGAGCGAGAACCCCGACGACGAACGGCTGGAGGAACTGCGAGAGAAGAAGATGGAGGAGCTCCGCGAGCGCCAGCAGGGCGGCGGCGGCGACGCCGAGGCCCAGCGGGAGGCCCAGGAGCGCGCCGACGCCCAGCAGGAGGCCGTGCTCAAGCAGTACCTCACGGACGGCGCGCGCCAGCGGCTCAACGCGGTCGAGATGTCGAAGCCGGAGTTCGGCGAGAAGGTGAAACAGCAGGTCGCGGCGCTCGCGCAGAGCGGCCGGATCCAGGGACAGATCGACGAGGACCAGATGCGCGACCTCCTGAAAGAGCTCCAGCCCGACCAGCAGAGCTTCGACATTCGGCGGCGATAG
- a CDS encoding asparagine synthase-related protein, which translates to MELALLYSGGKDSSLAAHLLDRFYDVRCVTGSFGLTDDWEHAERAAAELGFPFERVELDREVAEEAAATMLEDGYPRNGIQRVHEHALEAIASRDVDAVADGTRRDDRVPTVSRAQAQSLEDRHGVDYISPLSGFGRHAVDRLVEETFDVQQGPSEEVPKADYEDELRTLIAEEHGEATVDEVFPDHDQTYVHGRND; encoded by the coding sequence ATGGAGCTCGCGCTCCTGTACAGCGGGGGGAAGGACTCCTCGCTCGCCGCCCACCTGCTCGACCGCTTCTACGACGTCCGCTGCGTCACCGGGAGCTTCGGACTCACCGACGACTGGGAGCACGCCGAGCGGGCGGCCGCGGAGCTGGGGTTCCCGTTCGAGCGCGTCGAGCTGGACCGCGAGGTGGCCGAGGAGGCCGCCGCGACCATGCTCGAGGACGGCTACCCTCGCAACGGGATCCAGCGCGTCCACGAGCACGCGCTGGAGGCGATCGCGAGCCGCGACGTCGACGCGGTCGCGGACGGCACCCGCCGGGACGACCGGGTCCCGACGGTCTCGCGAGCGCAGGCGCAGAGCTTAGAGGACCGCCACGGCGTCGACTACATCTCCCCGCTGTCGGGGTTCGGCCGCCACGCCGTCGACCGCCTCGTCGAGGAGACGTTCGACGTCCAGCAGGGGCCGAGCGAGGAGGTGCCGAAGGCCGACTACGAGGACGAACTCCGGACCCTCATCGCGGAGGAGCACGGCGAGGCGACCGTCGACGAGGTGTTCCCGGACCACGACCAGACGTACGTTCACGGCCGGAACGACTAG
- a CDS encoding sugar kinase, whose product MAEILVAGETLIDLLPGPGETLRDVDGFSHRPGGAPANVAVGLSRLGATPAFWTRLGGDPFGDFLRETLVEEGVPTVAVERVDGNTTLAVVSPPGVDGRRFRFYGSRDVAFGFEPESVPEDALASASWVHLGGVALTHPDGRAAMRELAATAAAHGCTVSFDVNYREDLVPDGEREAVVDAVREIVADSDVVFASDEDVAATGLSSKEGEALGRDLLALGPHTAVVTLGEAGAVVTSAAAAPWGERTARHAGFAVEAVDATGAGDAFTAGLIARLAEGEADTDLDEAVAFANATASMSVREEGGMTALPAKADVESFLADRR is encoded by the coding sequence ATGGCGGAGATCCTCGTGGCCGGCGAAACGCTGATCGACCTGCTCCCCGGGCCTGGGGAGACGCTCCGCGACGTCGACGGCTTCTCACACCGGCCGGGCGGCGCACCGGCCAACGTCGCGGTCGGGCTCTCCCGGCTCGGCGCGACGCCGGCGTTCTGGACCCGGCTCGGCGGCGACCCCTTCGGCGACTTCCTGCGCGAGACGCTCGTCGAGGAGGGCGTGCCGACGGTGGCCGTCGAACGGGTCGACGGCAACACCACCCTCGCGGTCGTCTCGCCGCCCGGCGTCGACGGGAGGCGGTTCCGGTTCTACGGCTCCCGGGACGTCGCGTTCGGCTTCGAGCCCGAGTCGGTCCCGGAGGACGCGCTGGCGTCGGCCTCGTGGGTTCACCTCGGCGGTGTCGCCCTGACGCACCCGGACGGGCGGGCGGCGATGCGCGAACTGGCCGCGACCGCCGCCGCGCACGGCTGTACGGTGTCGTTCGACGTCAACTACCGCGAGGACCTCGTGCCGGACGGCGAGCGCGAGGCCGTCGTCGACGCGGTCCGAGAGATCGTCGCCGACAGCGACGTGGTCTTCGCCAGCGACGAGGACGTGGCGGCGACGGGGCTCTCCTCGAAGGAGGGCGAAGCGCTCGGCCGCGACCTGCTGGCGCTCGGCCCGCACACCGCCGTCGTCACGCTCGGAGAGGCGGGCGCGGTCGTCACGAGCGCGGCGGCGGCGCCGTGGGGCGAACGGACCGCCCGCCACGCCGGCTTCGCGGTCGAGGCCGTGGACGCGACCGGCGCCGGCGACGCGTTCACCGCGGGGCTGATCGCTCGGTTGGCCGAGGGTGAGGCCGACACCGACCTCGACGAGGCGGTCGCGTTCGCCAACGCGACGGCTTCGATGTCGGTTCGAGAGGAGGGCGGGATGACGGCGCTCCCCGCGAAGGCGGACGTGGAGTCGTTCCTCGCCGACCGTCGCTGA